Proteins encoded in a region of the Anaerolineales bacterium genome:
- a CDS encoding dienelactone hydrolase family protein: MPKERRGSLWGSRIIRNVSMPSLLPYVPRKPNGTAVIVVPGGVFQFLAIQKEGTEVAEWLNALGITAFVLKYRLAPTPADDAEFRAAFEASNFDIRGIAGYIRQAVEDGIESLRAVRRISRRYRIRKGRIGMIGFSAGALIAVNGALKSAPKPRPDFLAAIYGAPIRAVKATKQAPPLFMAFADDDALVADNCPALYQAWKKAGRPVEIHAYAKGGHGFGMAKQKQPSSQWPASFEIWLRGGGFLPQK, encoded by the coding sequence ATGCCAAAAGAACGGCGCGGGTCGTTGTGGGGAAGCAGGATCATCCGCAATGTATCCATGCCGTCGCTCCTCCCGTACGTTCCCAGGAAGCCGAACGGCACGGCCGTGATCGTCGTCCCGGGCGGCGTGTTCCAGTTTCTGGCGATCCAAAAAGAAGGGACCGAGGTGGCCGAATGGTTGAACGCCCTCGGGATCACCGCTTTCGTTCTCAAATACCGGCTGGCCCCCACGCCGGCGGACGATGCGGAATTCCGGGCCGCCTTTGAAGCGTCGAATTTCGACATCCGCGGAATCGCCGGGTACATCCGCCAAGCGGTCGAGGATGGAATTGAATCGCTGCGGGCCGTCCGGCGGATTTCCAGGAGGTATCGAATCCGCAAAGGGCGGATCGGGATGATCGGCTTTTCCGCCGGGGCGCTGATTGCCGTCAACGGCGCATTGAAATCCGCGCCCAAGCCCCGTCCGGACTTTCTTGCGGCCATCTACGGGGCGCCGATCCGGGCGGTGAAAGCGACCAAACAGGCTCCCCCGCTGTTCATGGCGTTCGCCGACGACGACGCATTGGTGGCGGACAACTGCCCGGCGCTGTATCAGGCTTGGAAGAAAGCCGGCCGGCCGGTGGAAATCCACGCCTATGCCAAGGGAGGCCACGGCTTCGGGATGGCGAAACAAAAACAGCCGAGCAGCCAGTGGCCGGCAAGCTTCGAAATTTGGCTCAGGGGTGGGGGGTTCCTTCCGCAAAAATAA
- a CDS encoding beta-lactamase family protein, which translates to MNWRIVIPLLLIGLIVAGILFAAGRLKAPQFADESRELDAVVAAQVQSGAQIRSCALAVMKGDGSFAWAGAAGTANAAGGVPMTADTPVFMASVTKLFTAAAVMRLYEKGELALDDPMAEYLPEDLIRGIHVYQGKDYSGEITVAQLLAQTSGIADYYDGKGADGFSMYEMFLADPERIWTVEETIARARDELKPDFAPGTAASYSDTNYQLLGKIIEAVTGKPLADVFDEYFFRPLEMGHTWLAAYSEPRDASAAPADVFAGDEDVTQVRTNGSYWADGGVVSTVKDSILFLKALREGRILRSDTLESMHDWRPLRNLPFKYGFGTMYLEMSSVMGLNAPPVWGHSGSNGSFLYYSEELDLYVAGTINQTEDRMTPFMLMADAMQAMG; encoded by the coding sequence ATGAACTGGAGAATCGTCATACCGCTGCTTCTGATCGGATTGATTGTCGCCGGCATTCTGTTTGCGGCAGGGCGGCTGAAAGCGCCGCAATTCGCCGACGAAAGCCGGGAACTCGACGCCGTCGTGGCCGCCCAAGTGCAAAGCGGCGCGCAAATCCGGAGCTGCGCCCTGGCGGTGATGAAGGGCGACGGATCGTTCGCCTGGGCCGGCGCGGCGGGGACGGCCAATGCGGCCGGCGGGGTTCCGATGACCGCGGACACGCCCGTCTTTATGGCCAGCGTCACCAAGCTGTTCACGGCGGCGGCCGTCATGCGCCTGTATGAGAAAGGCGAACTGGCTTTGGACGATCCGATGGCGGAGTATCTTCCCGAGGATCTCATCCGCGGGATTCACGTTTACCAAGGGAAAGATTATTCCGGTGAAATAACCGTGGCGCAGTTGTTGGCGCAGACGTCGGGGATCGCGGATTACTACGATGGAAAAGGAGCCGACGGCTTCAGCATGTACGAGATGTTCCTGGCGGACCCGGAGCGGATCTGGACCGTCGAGGAGACGATCGCCCGGGCGCGGGACGAATTGAAGCCGGATTTCGCGCCCGGGACGGCGGCTTCTTATTCCGACACCAACTACCAACTGCTCGGCAAGATCATCGAGGCCGTGACGGGCAAGCCGCTGGCGGATGTGTTCGACGAATACTTCTTCCGGCCGCTCGAAATGGGGCACACCTGGCTGGCAGCCTATTCCGAACCCCGGGACGCCTCGGCCGCGCCGGCGGACGTATTCGCCGGCGACGAGGACGTCACCCAAGTCCGCACCAACGGTTCCTACTGGGCCGACGGGGGCGTCGTTTCCACCGTAAAGGATTCCATTTTGTTCCTTAAAGCGCTTCGGGAAGGGCGGATCCTCCGGAGCGACACGCTGGAATCCATGCACGATTGGCGGCCGCTGAGAAACCTCCCGTTTAAATATGGATTCGGGACCATGTACCTTGAGATGTCGTCCGTGATGGGCTTAAACGCACCGCCGGTGTGGGGGCACTCGGGCTCCAACGGATCCTTCCTCTATTATTCCGAAGAGCTGGACCTGTATGTGGCGGGAACCATCAATCAGACGGAGGACAGAATGACGCCGTTTATGCTGATGGCGGATGCGATGCAGGCGATGGGCTGA
- the blaOXA gene encoding class D beta-lactamase gives MRKNTTGIWFGTIILFSMITRCSQLPSAENSTTSRETEKTAAETSTPIREEKPELGRFFQGNAGAFVLFDGSENQYIQIDPERCAERFLPASTFKIMNALIGLETGVIPDEDYVIQWDGTQYGIPSWNQNHSLKTAMQNSVVWYFQELARRVGGERMADYVNLAEYGNKDISGQIDAFWLEGGLRISADEQVEFLKRLYFEDLPFSGRTMEIVKDILVLETDPRFTLSGKTGSAQRTTPHIGWFVGYVEANHNEYFFATNFESSDPNGMANGESAKKMTWNILDYLGVF, from the coding sequence GTGCGGAAAAACACCACAGGGATTTGGTTTGGAACAATTATTCTGTTTTCGATGATTACCAGATGCTCCCAATTGCCATCCGCTGAAAATTCAACGACAAGCCGGGAAACGGAAAAAACCGCCGCGGAAACGTCCACTCCGATCCGTGAAGAGAAGCCGGAACTTGGAAGGTTTTTTCAGGGCAATGCCGGCGCATTCGTGCTCTTCGACGGAAGCGAGAATCAATACATCCAGATCGACCCCGAGCGATGCGCTGAAAGGTTCCTCCCGGCTTCCACGTTTAAGATCATGAATGCGTTGATCGGCCTTGAAACCGGCGTTATCCCGGATGAGGATTATGTCATTCAGTGGGACGGCACACAATATGGAATCCCCTCGTGGAATCAAAACCATTCGCTGAAAACCGCGATGCAGAATTCCGTGGTCTGGTATTTTCAGGAACTGGCCCGACGGGTCGGGGGGGAGCGAATGGCCGATTACGTGAATCTGGCCGAGTACGGGAATAAGGATATTTCCGGACAAATAGACGCCTTTTGGCTCGAAGGCGGTCTGCGGATATCCGCAGACGAACAAGTGGAATTTTTAAAACGGCTTTATTTTGAGGATCTTCCCTTTTCGGGGCGAACGATGGAAATTGTGAAAGACATTCTTGTCTTGGAAACCGATCCGCGTTTCACCTTAAGCGGGAAAACGGGTTCGGCTCAAAGAACAACCCCGCACATAGGCTGGTTTGTGGGTTATGTGGAAGCCAACCATAACGAATATTTCTTCGCAACGAATTTTGAAAGTTCAGATCCAAACGGGATGGCGAACGGCGAATCGGCGAAAAAGATGACGTGGAACATATTGGATTATCTGGGTGTTTTTTAA
- the purL gene encoding phosphoribosylformylglycinamidine synthase subunit PurL encodes MKTDSILPVHTLVVRTTLKSDPAAEGLLSDAHALGLKAVRKIERELLYFLEGKLTAAERETLRSRLLTDPLVQTGAWRDKPSKTPSGAFVVEVALRPGVTDPVAEEIVRCARMLGVKGVARAATGTRYVIRGALNAKQRATLAKRLLANDVIQRFVLGQIEPVFPHPAESSGQVERLPIRSLDDRGLAKLNAARLSALDLEELRAIREYFRQEDRDPTDVEFEMIAQTWSEHCGHKTFKADIAVAGEEEMIEGLLDTYIRAATEKARAGWVRSAFVDNAGIIDFDSGNEISFKVETHNHPSAIEPFGGANTGTGGVIRDVLGVSAKPIASTDVLCFGPADADPEKLPEGVLHPRRIRSGVVAGIEDYGNKIGIPTVSGAIWYDEAYTANPLVYCGCVGIAPKGKHTRNPKPADHVILLGGKTGRDGLRGATFSSMTMDAKTGEVSGASVQIGDPITEKGLIEVLVRARNKGLYHAVTDCGAGGLSSAVGEMGARIGCDVELREVPLKYAGLAPWEIWLSEAQERMVLAVPTEKIAELQIICKIFDVSFTDIGRFTKEGRTIVRYNGLTVLDLDNKFLHEGQPLRELKAVLPKPPEKTAPGAPPHPRIDNNQALLELLAHPNIATKAETVRVYDHEVQAGTSVKPLTGVENDGPSDAVVLVPTGTSGPRGLVLSCGFNPEIGKVDPYRMAVSAVDEAVRNAVAVGADPERIGLLDNFCFGDPLRPEVLGALVAACRGCYDAAVTFGLPFISGKDSLNNEYVGSDGRKHAIPPSLLISGAGIIDDVLAAVTMDLKEPDSTVYLIGETRDEMAGSHFALLYGGGENEVAPALPDHAPALYRCLHKAMQKGLVLACHDLSEGGLAVAAAEMCIAGRMGMTLHLDDDDPTLALFGESNARFLAEVNPKDVLAFETCFTGGMGNFARRLGTTSPDGRLEIATIDETLLSLEVEDLVQAWKGKAV; translated from the coding sequence GTGAAGACCGATTCCATCCTGCCCGTCCACACCCTGGTCGTCCGCACCACCCTCAAAAGCGATCCGGCCGCCGAGGGGCTGCTCAGCGACGCCCACGCCCTCGGCCTCAAGGCCGTCCGCAAAATCGAACGCGAACTGCTTTATTTCCTCGAAGGCAAACTGACCGCCGCCGAACGCGAAACCTTGCGCTCCCGCCTGCTCACCGATCCGCTGGTCCAGACCGGCGCCTGGCGCGACAAGCCCTCCAAAACCCCCTCCGGGGCCTTCGTCGTCGAGGTCGCCTTGCGCCCCGGCGTCACCGATCCGGTGGCCGAAGAGATCGTCCGCTGCGCCCGCATGCTCGGAGTGAAGGGGGTGGCGCGCGCCGCAACCGGAACGCGCTACGTCATCCGCGGCGCGCTGAATGCGAAACAGCGCGCCACCCTCGCCAAACGCCTGCTCGCCAACGATGTCATCCAGCGCTTCGTCCTCGGGCAGATCGAACCGGTCTTCCCCCACCCGGCCGAATCCTCCGGGCAGGTGGAGCGCCTGCCGATCCGCAGCCTCGATGACCGGGGGCTGGCCAAGCTCAACGCCGCCCGCCTATCCGCCCTCGACCTCGAGGAACTGCGCGCGATCCGCGAGTACTTCCGGCAGGAAGACCGCGATCCGACCGACGTCGAATTCGAAATGATCGCCCAAACCTGGAGCGAGCACTGCGGCCACAAGACCTTCAAGGCCGATATCGCCGTCGCCGGCGAAGAAGAGATGATCGAAGGCCTGCTCGACACCTACATCCGCGCCGCCACCGAGAAGGCCCGCGCCGGATGGGTCCGCTCGGCCTTCGTCGACAACGCCGGGATCATCGATTTCGACTCCGGCAACGAGATCTCCTTCAAGGTCGAAACCCACAACCACCCCTCGGCCATCGAGCCGTTCGGCGGCGCCAACACCGGCACCGGCGGAGTGATCCGCGACGTGCTCGGAGTCTCGGCCAAGCCGATCGCCTCCACCGACGTGCTGTGCTTCGGCCCCGCCGACGCCGATCCCGAAAAACTGCCCGAGGGCGTCCTCCATCCGCGGCGGATCCGCTCCGGGGTGGTGGCCGGGATCGAGGACTACGGCAACAAGATCGGCATCCCCACCGTCTCCGGCGCGATCTGGTACGACGAAGCCTACACCGCCAATCCGCTCGTCTATTGCGGCTGCGTCGGCATCGCCCCCAAGGGCAAGCACACCCGCAACCCCAAGCCCGCCGACCACGTCATCCTGCTCGGCGGAAAAACCGGGCGCGACGGCCTGCGCGGCGCCACCTTTTCTTCGATGACCATGGACGCCAAGACCGGCGAGGTCTCGGGCGCCTCGGTCCAGATCGGCGACCCGATCACCGAAAAGGGGCTGATCGAAGTCCTCGTCCGCGCCCGCAACAAGGGCCTCTACCACGCCGTCACCGACTGCGGCGCGGGCGGCCTCTCCTCGGCCGTCGGCGAAATGGGCGCCCGGATCGGCTGCGACGTGGAATTGCGCGAAGTCCCGCTCAAATACGCCGGCCTGGCCCCGTGGGAGATCTGGCTTTCGGAGGCGCAGGAGCGCATGGTCCTGGCCGTCCCCACCGAAAAGATCGCCGAACTGCAAATCATCTGCAAAATTTTCGACGTCTCCTTCACCGACATCGGCCGCTTCACCAAGGAAGGACGCACGATCGTCCGCTACAACGGCCTCACCGTGCTGGACCTGGACAACAAATTCCTGCACGAGGGCCAGCCCCTGAGGGAACTCAAGGCCGTCCTGCCCAAGCCGCCGGAGAAAACGGCCCCCGGCGCACCGCCGCACCCGCGGATCGACAACAACCAAGCCCTGCTTGAGCTCCTCGCCCACCCCAACATCGCCACCAAAGCCGAGACCGTCCGCGTCTACGACCACGAAGTCCAGGCCGGCACATCGGTCAAGCCGCTCACCGGAGTGGAAAACGACGGCCCGTCCGATGCGGTCGTGCTCGTCCCCACCGGTACCTCCGGCCCGCGCGGCCTCGTGCTTTCCTGCGGGTTCAATCCCGAGATCGGCAAAGTCGATCCGTACCGCATGGCCGTGAGCGCGGTCGACGAGGCCGTGCGCAACGCGGTCGCCGTCGGCGCCGATCCGGAGCGGATCGGCCTGCTGGATAACTTCTGCTTCGGCGACCCGCTGCGCCCCGAGGTGCTCGGCGCGCTCGTCGCCGCCTGCCGCGGCTGTTACGACGCCGCCGTGACGTTCGGCCTGCCCTTCATCTCCGGCAAGGATTCGCTCAATAACGAATACGTCGGCTCCGACGGCCGCAAGCACGCCATCCCGCCCTCCCTGCTGATTTCCGGGGCCGGCATCATCGACGACGTGCTCGCCGCCGTCACCATGGACCTCAAGGAGCCCGACAGCACCGTTTACCTGATCGGCGAGACGCGCGACGAGATGGCCGGCAGCCACTTCGCCCTACTCTACGGCGGCGGGGAGAACGAAGTCGCGCCCGCCCTGCCGGACCACGCCCCGGCGCTGTATCGGTGCCTGCACAAGGCGATGCAAAAGGGGCTGGTCCTTGCCTGCCACGATCTCAGCGAGGGCGGGCTGGCCGTCGCCGCCGCCGAAATGTGCATCGCCGGCCGGATGGGCATGACCCTCCACCTCGACGACGACGATCCGACCCTGGCCCTGTTCGGCGAATCCAACGCCCGTTTCCTGGCCGAGGTCAATCCGAAGGACGTCCTGGCGTTCGAAACTTGCTTCACCGGCGGGATGGGAAATTTCGCCCGCCGCCTTGGAACCACCAGCCCGGACGGACGGCTCGAAATCGCCACCATCGACGAAACCCTGCTCTCGCTTGAAGTCGAGGATTTGGTGCAAGCCTGGAAGGGGAAGGCAGTGTAA
- a CDS encoding L,D-transpeptidase, which yields MVQCRRVNRKPWRICFTAFVAAALLLGGAGLHLISGGHIPEYLTWRWMVTFHVAVAPVDDFRIEVDKSERRLAVFEGGREIAVYRAAISEHGMAQRTTWEDELTPEGIFLIASMQYESRYGPRQMLLETTAQSLTDYEAQYGEEGRDRVEVWSKSHGPLDTIWETYDFNQMNPEHPMWNDILIHGGGSATDWTWGCIALDDADVIELFDLLRRSRAGGLGVAVEIRR from the coding sequence ATGGTGCAGTGTAGACGCGTGAATAGGAAACCATGGCGGATCTGCTTTACCGCGTTCGTTGCGGCGGCTCTTTTGCTGGGAGGAGCGGGACTTCATCTGATTTCCGGCGGGCACATCCCAGAATACCTGACCTGGCGCTGGATGGTGACCTTCCACGTTGCGGTGGCGCCGGTGGATGATTTCCGGATCGAAGTGGACAAATCCGAGCGCCGGCTGGCCGTGTTCGAAGGCGGACGCGAGATTGCGGTCTACCGCGCGGCGATCAGCGAGCACGGCATGGCGCAACGCACAACCTGGGAGGACGAACTGACCCCGGAAGGAATCTTTCTCATCGCCAGCATGCAGTATGAATCGCGCTACGGGCCGCGGCAAATGCTGCTGGAGACGACCGCGCAATCCCTGACGGATTACGAAGCCCAATACGGGGAGGAAGGCCGGGATCGAGTGGAAGTGTGGAGTAAATCGCACGGGCCGCTCGACACGATTTGGGAGACCTACGACTTCAACCAAATGAATCCGGAACATCCGATGTGGAACGACATCCTGATCCACGGCGGGGGAAGCGCAACGGACTGGACCTGGGGCTGCATCGCGCTGGACGATGCGGACGTGATCGAGCTGTTCGATCTCCTGCGCCGCTCGCGCGCGGGCGGGCTGGGCGTGGCGGTGGAAATCCGGCGGTAG